The Besnoitia besnoiti strain Bb-Ger1 chromosome IV, whole genome shotgun sequence genome contains a region encoding:
- a CDS encoding glycosyl hydrolases family 17 protein (encoded by transcript BESB_053850) gives MQCLTGSAVALQSEWPPKWRWRAVIGLVFAVVQSLTSIPSHAQPWCKFDLSVTGEEARKRNCGFVCPNPWGAEDPHACGDPHPCCCAPVCDKKEAAKHAFIGINWSDKYSKLKLSRERMFDILKHNGFSHIKLFSPDGLASILRVYGSDVHVYVALPNRMLTHLASDEAYTLRVIQRQIQPYAHVIRLLIIGNEPLICIRTAEWAAKQECGSLNIPAKLLPAMRNAKKALSKLGLGKMPVTTAFNGGILEMSRNPWTPCISDYRDVVKPILREVWTFLGQQSPAAPFIVNIYSWFAAMGGHLTPDVSVGVPSESGRIPNDGVYQYYFNFDMQVEMQRVAMCKNNVSHLDLWIGETGWPSADSPRATLTNAFYYTKHAVMRAQGMTLHNSTLDTIRTRGLAYPVFLFEAFDEMFKFEIEHGNKFENNFGLFYENGLPKWATPDGLLSIPLPRDPGNSTEPEGHTSSTKPRVSPRRLGDDF, from the coding sequence ATGCAGTGTCTTACAGGTTCGGCAGTAGCTCTTCAGAGCGAGTGGCCTCCGAAGTGGCGATGGCGCGCCGTGATTGGGCTCGTGTTTGCGGTTGTCCAGAGCCTGACCTCCATTCCTTCGCACGCGCAGCCATGGTGCAAGTTTGACCTGTCCGTAACCGGTGAAGAAGCACGAAAACGCAACTGTGGATTCGTCTGCCCAAACCCATGGGGCGCCGAGGATCCTCATGCGTGCGGCGACCCGCACCCGTGCTGCTGTGCGCCTGTGTGCGATAAGAAGGAGGCAGCAAAACACGCGTTCATAGGCATCAACTGGTCAGACAAGTACTCGAAGCTGAAGCTAAGTCGAGAGCGGATGTTTGACATTCTTAAGCACAACGGCTTCTCACATATCAAGCTTTTCTCGCCGGATGGTCTTGCATCTATTCTCAGGGTTTACGGCTCCGATGTGCACGTGTATGTCGCTCTGCCAAACCGGATGCTCACACATCTTGCCAGCGATGAAGCGTATACTCTGCGAGTTATCCAGCGCCAGATTCAACCGTACGCACACGTAATTCGTCTGCTGATCATAGGCAACGAACCTCTCATCTGTATCAGAACAGCCGAGTGGGCTGCGAAGCAAGAATGTGGTTCTCTAAACATCCCTGCGAAGCTTCTCCCGGCGATGAGGAATGCGAAAAAGGCGCTCAGCAAGCTCGGCCTGGGGAAAATGCCCGTGACCACGGCGTTCAATGGGGGCATATTGGAGATGTCAAGAAATCCCTGGACACCCTGCATTTCTGATTATCGTGACGTCGTGAAACCAATTCTGCGGGAAGTGTGGACATTTCTAGGACAACAAAGCCCTGCGGCTCCGTTCATTGTGAACATCTACTCTTGGTTCGCCGCCATGGGAGGACACCTCACACCCGATGTTTCTGTCGGAGTGCCATCGGAGTCTGGACGTATACCGAATGACGGCGTATACCAATATTACTTCAACTTTGACATGCAAGTGGAGATGCAGCGGGTTGCAATGTGCAAGAACAACGTGTCGCACCTGGATTTGTGGATTGGAGAGACAGGCTGGCCATCGGCAGACAGCCCGCGTGCAACTCTTACGAATGCGTTCTACTATACAAAACATGCCGTAATGCGTGCGCAAGGCATGACGCTGCACAACTCTACGTTGGACACAATTCGAACGCGAGGGCTCGCCTACCCAGTTTTCCTCTTCGAGGCCTTCGATGAAATGTTCAAGTTCGAGATTGAGCACGGGAACAAATTCGAGAACAACTTCGGCCTCTTCTATGAGAATGGACTTCCGAAGTGGGCTACCCCTGACGGCCTCCTCAGTATCCCCTTGCCGAGAGACCCAGGAAATTCTACAGAGCCCGAAGGTCA